The Glycine soja cultivar W05 chromosome 4, ASM419377v2, whole genome shotgun sequence genomic sequence tattttgtaaaatatatatatttgaaaggaGATGAATTGAAATTTACTTGCCGTGGGAAAAGACATAGGAAATTACAGGTAAAGCGGAAGAGAGAGTCAAGGAGTTGATTCGGATAGCCATCGTTGAGTGTTCGCGCTATCTGGAATCTAATCAAAACTTTCTAAAACCTATATATTAAAAAGCATTTAAAGATTttcatgaataaataaattgaaaaaccctataaagataaaaaaaatcataaatataaataaaaattttctaaaaaataatcgAATGTCTCCTTAAGTTTTATCAATAATATGGTTAAATAAACTAGTCGGTTATTAACCAATGTAACATCATTAtgtttaaatgtgtttttttattaaatataatttagggatacattaaatataataatacagAGATGgaaacttttttaaataaaaaaatctcaagtTGAATGTTTTAATATGTAGTTATAATAAGtttaaggtttaaatatgttttttattcttaaagtattggtgaatttttgttttgattctttataaaataatcttattttttagtcatggaataaaattattttgattttagttgCTATCAAGCATATTCTTTAATAAGTGGTGTTGTGTTTGTTAATTGATTACATCACTCTCtaattgaatttttgttttgattctttataaaaaaaagttcttattttttagtcacaaaaaaaattatttttgattttaattcttatttttgcaTAATCTTTAATAAGTGATGATGTGTTTATTAACTCGTCATATCATCGTCTAATTAGATTTGagttgtgaaaaaaataaacatatattatattttaaataaaaattaatgtttaataagaaaatataaaatacatttagGAGTCCTTATATATCTTTAGATGGTATAGTTTATTGGATGTGTTTGGGATTAAATTACAGGTTTTATTAgcaagtaattttttatagtggcacaagtaaaaaaaattatgcattacataccttttttttatcatatgtaTCACCTTTTCCTTCTCCAACTTCACCTGTGTAAGTAAGAATGGTAGATTGACTTTACATGCACCTAACTCTAGTAGCTCAAGTCATTTTTGTACATTCATGGCATGAAGTGCTAATGTTATATTTAACATCACTACttggtttttatttattcttagtCATCCTTGCCACAAGTGTGTTTGGGTTTCACAATCTTTATCTTATATAAGTGTGACTATTCTCAACTCTATGTCAAAAATTCACAATCACACCTACTTTAACCCTTTGTTCATCATTCTTTGTAAACTTCACTTGTTCGTcattcaaaattgaatgttgaagtatTGCTTCTTTAAATTCACGTGTGCTCCCAAAATTCATACCTAACTTGAAGGTaaaattcttattaatttatacTTTCTTGAATCTTCATGTTTAGCAATATTCTCTACATCTGAATCCCCACTTTTCAAGATATTTAGTTTCATAACCATCTAACATTTCATGTCCATCAAGGGAGATCATGCTCTCTCCCTCTTCACCAACCTTCTTCTAACTCTCATTTAGTCATTCCAAAGTattattctttctcttttactAACAACCCTTTTAACAATTggttcatcatcttcatcaaaaTCATCATCTTTCGCTTTGTTATGCTCATTATTATCAAATTCAACATCTTCATAGCCATGATAGCTATCAATGTTCCTCTCATTGCCTTGATTTTCAATTGAACTAACCACATCAACTTGATAACCTCTCTAATTTTCAATTGGACCAACCCCACCAACTTCATCCCTAACTTGGTTTTCAACTAGACCAACCCTAACAACTTCATCATTTAGATGATACTCCACATAGATATGCACTTGACAAATTCTTATTTGTACACACAACAACAATATGGTATCATACGGTCATTTAATACTAGAGTGACATGTCAAGTTAACAAACTTATCATCACTTAATAGAGACGGCATAATAACAAGGAACTGAAATGTGCATAATGACAAGGAACTTAATAGTGACTGcataataacaaatgaaatgtGTATATTATGTTTGGAAGACATGAAATGGATATGAATCATAAGGGAGAGAAATTAACTACTACACTTTCATTCTTTTCATATTTTGGTATCACGTAAAAAGTGGATCCATTATTGTTTTCAATGTTACAAGAAAAACTCATAGAAAAGTGATTTTATAATTAGAAGATTAAATTatccttatttttatatattttagtttttttactgggcatatagttattttatatatgtatttaaatttttttctttaattttctattaaacAATTTACAAAATCATATCACTTTTAACTATTTTCCTTGCTTTTttgctttttcattttattttctttcttaaatcaaacataacaaagaaaaaaaaaagagaaacataGAGATGAATGGCATGCAAACTAATAGTAagtgaaaaaatatatctttgaaTTCTAATACAGTCTTCatatataataagataaaattttagttgtttaataaaataaaaaaattatgttattgtatcctattgaaaataaaatgtaataatttatcCTATCCCGCTCCCATCATATATCCTTCTAACGAATCTAAATAccaagttgtaaaaaaaatgagaatcacTCCTAATAAGTAATATTAACACTATAGTCAGTTACAAAAATGCGCAAACCTTGAATGTAACACACGCTAAACTCCTGAcaaaaaattttatcaaaaaaataaaaataaaaataaacttctaacaaaaatatttgtcgCATCACAACTTTAAACTATCACAGGAGATAATGCAAAGGCACCCAGTATAATGGCATCACTAAATAAATTAGATTACAGTAGAAACAATTCAAAatgttaaaatcattttaaaaatataacacacaTATAGACAGATAAAGTCGACGTGAATGCGAAAAAATAAATCTATgccaatattaaataataaaataatttgtatatttcttATTCAGTAATGATCATACATAGTAAATTTGTTActtcaataaaagaaataatttattaactaaTCAGTTTAAAATCATACACTTAACATGACATCTCATTAGTTAAGAGTGCTTggtataataagaaaaattatacacCAAACATGATATCTGATTAGTTAACCGTACATTGTGCTCAGAAAAGAAACTGATAGTActaaacacaaaaatatttaaaataaatttatatatgtatgtatttatcTAGAGCAGCCGAAGTTGAAGCTTGACTGTTGAGTTGAGTGGCAGTGATAGCAATATAGGCAGCGAGCGActactatttttatatattttagtaaattttaatattagcaGATATAAATAAGAAAGCAGTAACTCACTTGGGTCACGTTGCTGCTCAAGTCTGCAAAGGAAAGATACTCCGAAGTTGTTTCTAGGGTTTCCGATGGAGATGAGATTGCACAAACACAAACTGAATAGTACTTAGTCAAACAAATTTCTATAATCCCATTTCATTTCCCTTGACAACAATGCGATTTTGTTGACTCATTCGGATTCTTCACGCTGCGTGCGTGCGGATAGATAATAAGCGCAGCGGAACAGAACAAGTTTGAATTTCTACTTTTCGAACTCAATAACCGAAAATAAAAAACCCAATCAGAAGCGATGGAGAGGTCTAGATCTAAGAGGAACTACTACTATGACCAAGACTATGATTCTGAGACCTTGGCAAGGACAAGACCGCGCTATAACCACCACTACAGCACCGGCGGGAACCACCGCCACCGCGGCGGCGGCGCCGCCCGCCATGCAAAGACCCAACAGGACTCGCCGTTGACGGTCACCACTAGCTACCGCATTCTATGCCACGACCTGAAGGCCGGTGGCGTCATTGGCAAGTCCGGCAGCATCATAAAGTCCATACGGCAGCACACCGGCGCGTGGATCAACGTCCACGAGCTCATGCCGGGGGACGAGGAGCGGATCATCGAGATTTCCGACACGCGCCGCCGCGACCCGGAGGGGAGAATGCCGTCCTTCTCGCCGGCGCAGGAGGCGCTGCTGCTGATCCACGAGCGGATTCTCGAGAGCGACGCTGCCTTCGGGGTGGCGGAGGAGGACGAGGAGTACGGCGGAAGGGGCGGCGGAAGGGACCGCATCGCGACGAGGCTGGTGGTGTCGCGGATGCATGTGGGGTGTTTGTTGGGGAAAGGAGGGAAGATTATTGAACAAATGAGGATGGAAACGAAGACGCAAATTAGGATACTCCCTAGAGATCACAACCTTCCTCGTTGTGTTTCCATGTCTGAAGAAATTGTTCAGGTGCCTCCAccagaaaccaaaaaaaaattcagcttGGAACTGTTTTTCATCTCATACTTAAATTGCATGCATGAATGAATGAtgtgctctgaaatctgaacaAACGAAACTCCCTTCATTAACTTCGTTGAACATCAGTTTGGACTGTGAGGGAGCAAGTTACTCTGCTTTTGGAGGATACTAAATAAAATTTGCAGAACCGAAGAtattaatgacttttttttttttttttcagtttcacTCTTCACTTTGCTTATTTCTCCCTTGATTGATCGCCTTCTCATAAACTAATGTCATAAAGCATGGGTTATAACTGATTTTGGCTAAGGCGTGAAGAGCATTTGAACTTGAAGCTCTCCTTTATTAACATTACCTTCAAGTTTCAGCTAAAGAGCTGGAAAGGAGGAAACATGTTGGACATGTTCAAAGCAATATTTCTTTGGATTGAGGGTTCGGAGTTTATTCTATGTTTGATCGTTGGATTTGTGCTGCATTACCCAAGTTTTTTTAGAAATCTGCTTTTGATTTAGTGGTGGATCCTGTGCTTCTGTGATGATCTGGTTGAACTTGGCTAGATCGAGTATGTGTTTGTTGattgtttttttgtgtgtgtgtgaatttaATCTGCTAACTGAGACAGAAAGCAGGCAGTACCATGCCAATTTGAggataatatctttttttactGATTTTAAAACCATGATAGTGATATGAAAAGTATGGAGGTGTGTCTTGGTGCCTGTCTAAAGATCTGATGTACTTCATCTGGAAATTTACTAATTATATGATGTTTTGTGCAGGTTGTAGGCGATGTAAATGCTGTAAAGAATGCTCTAGTAATTATTTCATCACGGTTGAGGGAGAGTCAGCACCGTGACCGCAGTCATTTCCATGGACGTGTACATTCACCAGAGCGTTTTTTCTCTCCTGACGATGATTATGTTCCTCATGTGACTAGTGGATCTCGCAGATCTTCTGTTGATGGGGCCTCTTTTGGATCACGAGGATCTAACACAAATAGTAGAAATAATAACCACCCCTCATTGAATTATGCAATGGAGCCTGGGGCTGCTCCTGTTGTTGATGATTCGCAGGGCTTTTATGGGGAGGAACTTGTTTTCCGTATACTCTGTCCAATTGAGAAAGTTGATCGTATTATTGGGGAATCAGAAGGAATTGTAGAGTTCCTTCAGAATGAAGTTGGCGTAGATGTTAAGGTCACTGATCCTGTTGGTGGTTCAGATGAACAGATAATTATCATTACTTCAGAGGAGGtacttttctcttattttttctgtttctcTGTCTGATGTGTAGTTTGTATAACTAGTGAAAATTCTTATGGGTCACTAGTGCAGGTTGCAATTGTTATAGGGGCACTAGTTTCCCTGCTTAATTTCAACTTTTCTTTAGTGCAATTTGACATAATATATGTTGCATATTTGAAATTCTAACTGTTACTATTATGTACCCAAGGGTCCTGACGATGAGCTGTTCCCAGCTCAGGAAGCTTTGTTACATGTACAAACTCGCATTGTTGATCTTGTTCTAGATAAGGACAATACTATAACCACCAGGCTTGTTGTCCCATCTAGCGAAATCGAATGCTTAGATGGAAAAGATGTTTCTCTATCGGAAATAAGGAGGTTGACTGGTGCTAATATTCAAATTTTGCCTAGAGACGAGCTACCTCTCTGTGTTGCAAAAACTGATGAACTGGTACAGGTTTGTCACTTGACCTACAGCTTGCCAATATATTCTATTAGATTCCTTTGATAAATTTAGGCTGAAAGAGTTAATGATAAATGTTGAGGTTTATAATAGATGTTCTTCCTCAAAGCATCATACTGGATTGTATGTGTACTACATTAACCACTAATTTTTGCAAACTAAAGAATGTACTgatttcattggtttttctcaTTAAGATATTTCCAATAAATGGTATAGAGAGGATCCAGATGAGAGTGAGCTTGGACACAATGATAAGGTTATTGTCCCGTGACCTAGAGGTCATAGATTTAAATCTAGCAAATAGCTCTTCACTTGTGGGGGTAAGGCTGTGGATATATTTATCCTCCCTCCCCTGACCCCCCATAGATGGGAGCCTCTTCATGCACTAGGGTATAGAGAGGATCCAAAACCTTACCTTCCAGTTCTACAAGGTTAAAACAAAGACCCGTATATTCAAGTTCTGCTTTCTACATTTCTCAATTGCTTCTTTATTGACATTACAGATCGTAGGAGAGATTAAAGCAGCCCGAGATGCTGTTGTTGAGGTGACTTCAAGATTAAGGAGTTACTTGTACAGGGATTTCTTTCAAAGGGACACAGTACCACTACCAGCTCCCTTACCTGGTGCGGCGGCATCTTCTTCCAATAATATAGTTCCGGTTACTGAAACTCCCACAACCTATCAAAATCTGCAAACTGTTGCAGCAGCCCTTCCATCAAAGGTATTCTTTGATGCAATGAAAAATGCcatattatattcaattttgcCCATCATCTTTATTTATCTGTTATTTAAATGATTGTCATCTGGGAGATTTATTAGTAATCTTTTGTATATGTGTCTTGTCTTCTCCGAAAATAACCTTTGAGCACAGGAAATAGAAAAAGTTCTTTTTTTGTCCTATGAAAGATGTGTGATTGAGTTAAGctgtatcattaaaaaaaagaatttgaccAGTACCATTGATATAGAGAGAGTCATATATGAAGTCATATAATATTACCTAATGACCaagctatttttttaaaacaagctATATTTTTTGCAATGTCTATTTAAGTACAGTTAACTATATCAGACGTTCTCTACAATTTTGGGTGGCCAAATCATATAAATGTGTGATGCTTGAGCCATTTTATACAGaatgttgttttttatttgaagaaaaaattatcttttttttcttttctttttttctttgggtAGGAAACTGGAGGATCTAGCACTGAGACGGGAAAGCAGAAAGAAAGTGACCGCCGGGATGATTTGCTTAGTGGTTTAAATAGGTAACTGGTCCTTGCTTCATTTTATAATAGGACATTGTATTCTAATATGGAATGACATGATGATATCTCACCCTTCTCATCAGTACGTTGATGTGCT encodes the following:
- the LOC114410280 gene encoding RNA-binding KH domain-containing protein RCF3-like: MERSRSKRNYYYDQDYDSETLARTRPRYNHHYSTGGNHRHRGGGAARHAKTQQDSPLTVTTSYRILCHDLKAGGVIGKSGSIIKSIRQHTGAWINVHELMPGDEERIIEISDTRRRDPEGRMPSFSPAQEALLLIHERILESDAAFGVAEEDEEYGGRGGGRDRIATRLVVSRMHVGCLLGKGGKIIEQMRMETKTQIRILPRDHNLPRCVSMSEEIVQVVGDVNAVKNALVIISSRLRESQHRDRSHFHGRVHSPERFFSPDDDYVPHVTSGSRRSSVDGASFGSRGSNTNSRNNNHPSLNYAMEPGAAPVVDDSQGFYGEELVFRILCPIEKVDRIIGESEGIVEFLQNEVGVDVKVTDPVGGSDEQIIIITSEEGPDDELFPAQEALLHVQTRIVDLVLDKDNTITTRLVVPSSEIECLDGKDVSLSEIRRLTGANIQILPRDELPLCVAKTDELVQIVGEIKAARDAVVEVTSRLRSYLYRDFFQRDTVPLPAPLPGAAASSSNNIVPVTETPTTYQNLQTVAAALPSKETGGSSTETGKQKESDRRDDLLSGLNRIAVPLVTRSTLEVVLPEYAVPKLVAKSKSKLAQISELSGANVTLVEDRPDVTQKIIQISGTPEQAERAQSLLQGFILSTQEDGP